The following proteins are encoded in a genomic region of Amphiura filiformis chromosome 18, Afil_fr2py, whole genome shotgun sequence:
- the LOC140139991 gene encoding uncharacterized protein: protein MKPKAPPPVSEKKDTVVSLIPHTGPQVFMVEAQQDSKLKRTKVCACASVLIALIIVAGVLGSIALWKVRFPYQNEHIHRPYKPNSHNYPPPQNTGPNKYPGHGWGTKSPVNPGQKEDISENDVPDILRASTTVLPSNGPHDDTISIDGPEKDRVDTVRPTTPFETLTVSVTRTDDDSDEDRTSIEGGNKPTSEGAIPEEDDDDDESESFGSFDHSFNYEWTSYDGSSSSASSVEYQVYQSFDQNGEISHESKLIPLTPDYESESYDDDEDDHTGSGFGDHGSGFGDMEGSGDQEGSGDYSSIIDPDMYLPLPEISFGTHQFPMLDQNDYSSSVTEISNVLKDPKQEYEFWKYIYDQSDVLVNYIEGAKQKLIRQEISLNIVDPDLPSVQLVRTPGPEDNFKGKCYNLVCSMKTQPDGDKMRWTLTGYAREGVRLVHASGNKGEVQITLRRQPISATSMLHYNSYLLLQFSDLCFIAQVESGLPQTLPKRRSDVPIVETFQSTAKIYASSGSEFCEGLPVYWARKVDGVQLMDTFGRVNATPGSSLARRKDIQMPCCHCKDEPCICSCDML, encoded by the exons GTTTTTATGGTCGAAGCCCAACAAGATTCCAAATTAAAACGAACCAAAGTCTGCGCATGTGCAAGCGTCCTCATTGCTCTCATCATCGTAGCTGGCGTCCTAGGCTCTATCGCCCTCTGGAAAGTTCGATTTCCATATCAGAATGAACACATACATCGTCCATACAAACCAAACAGTCATAATTATCCACCCCCACAAAACACGGGTCCAAACAAATATCCAGGACACGGTTGGGGTACAAAAAGCCCTGTGAACCCAGGGCAAAAGGAggacatttctgaaaatgatgtcCCAGATATATTGAGGGCGTCTACTACTGTGCTGCCCTCTAACGGGCCGCATGACGATACAATTTCAATCGATGGCCCTGAAAAGGACCGTGTAGATACAGTAAGACCTACAACACCATTTGAGACTCTCACTGTGTCTGTGACAAGAACTGATGATGATAGTGACGAGGATAGAACATCAATAGAGGGCGGTAATAAACCAACGTCAGAGGGCGCTATaccagaagaagatgatgatgatgatgagtcagAAAGTTTTGGAAGTTTCGATCATAGCTTTAATTATGAGTGGACAAGTTATGATGGTTCGTCCAGCAGCGCAAGCAGTGTCGAGTATCAAGTGTATCAATCTTTTGATCAAAATGGAGAAATTAGCCACGAGAGCAAATTGATACCGTTGACGCCGGATTACGAATCTGAatcatatgatgatgatgaagatgatcatACAGGATCCGGGTTTGGAGATCATGGATCCGGATTTGGAGATATGGAAGGGTCAGGAGATCAGGAAGGATCTGGAGATTATAGTTCCATAATAGATCCGGACATGTATTTACCATTACCGGAAATTTCATTCGGAACTCATCAGTTTCCAATGTTAGATCAGAATGATTATAGTTCCAGTGTCACAGAAATTAGTAATGTGTTGAAGGACCCGAAACAAGAGTACGAGTTTTGGAAATATATCTACGATCAGAGTGATGTTTTGGTCAATTATATTGAGGGCGCTAAACAGAAATTAATACGGCAGGAAATATCACTTAATATTGTGGATCCGGATTTACCGAGTGTGCAACTTGTAAGGACGCCAGGACCGGAGGACAACTTCAAAGGAAAATGTTACAAT TTGGTTTGCTCCATGAAAACACAGCCAGATGGCGACAAGATGCGGTGGACGTTGACGGGTTATGCGAGAGAGGGCGTAAGACTAGTTCATGCGTCGGGAAACAAGGGCGAAGTGCAGATAACGTTGAGACGGCAGCCGATAAGCGCC ACCTCAATGTTGCATTACAATTCGTACCTTTTACTACAATTTTCTGACTTATGCTTCATAGCACAAGTTGAGAGCGGTTTGCCG CAAACATTACCGAAGCGAAGATCAGATGTTCCCATCGTTGAAACGTTCCAATCAACCGCCAAAATCTACGCCTCATCGGGCTCCGAGTTTTGCGAAGGTTTGCCTGTCTACTGGGCCAGGAAAGTTGACGGTGTCCAGCTTATGGACACGTTCGGGCGTGTCAACGCCACCCCTGGTTCCTCATTGGCCAGGCGGAAGGATATTCAAATGCCATGCTGTCATTGTAAAGATGAACCGTGTATTTGCTCTTGTGATATGTTGTGA